One Vespula pensylvanica isolate Volc-1 chromosome 3, ASM1446617v1, whole genome shotgun sequence DNA window includes the following coding sequences:
- the LOC122628097 gene encoding TNF receptor-associated factor 6: protein MATSENTNEPIKVAEESGICGDGIKEYLEPRFECPICLTWLRDPVLTSCGHKFCSRCIYTWLQREGACCPVDSQPLKSESDLFRDLYTSREISQQRTTCAYRQFGCLIELSPVDMETHVNQCTYKNFSTSERTQCPFKDVGCMEIFCTEESSHIHLEKNINSHLTMILNALPRLSMTQGNVSAISAESKLWDPPPKNGTSTSDKEPPPDWQQLLKSLYERIVVLEQQNRELSITVSNQKNQLTALQTSVRFTEEEMLLRNCNGVYIWKLNSFQEKLTSMINDPLKMYYSPGFYTGPNGYKICARINISSKDPEFLSILLHIMKSENDDALDWPFNGVMYFVLIHPHNSEKDIRERTCSRPDLEAFRKPICELNKRSFGYVEFVRIRDLPDFLRKDTLTFRIEVRAYDKFKLPLV, encoded by the exons ATGGCCACATCAGAGAACACCAATGAACCTATTAAGGTGGCAGAAGAAAGTGGAatt TGTGGTGATGGTATAAAAGAATACTTAGAACCCCGATTTGAGTGTCCTATTTGTTTAACTTGGCTACGTGATCCAGTTCTAACATCTTGTGGTCATAAATTTTGTTCTCGATGCATTTACACTTGGCTACA aagagAAGGTGCATGTTGTCCAGTAGACAGTCAACCTTTAAAATCTGAAAGTGATCTTTTCAGAGACCTTTATACCAGCAGAGAGATATCTCAACAGCGAACTACATGTGCATATCGTCAGTTTGGCTGTTTAATAGAATTATCACCTGTAGATATGGAGACCCATGTTAATCAATGtacatacaaaaatttttctaccTCAGAAAGGACTCAATGTCCTTTTAAAGATGTTGGTTGTATGGAAATATTTTGTACCGAAGAATCTTCACATATtcatttggaaaaaaatattaattcacaTTTAACT ATGATACTAAATGCACTTCCACGCTTATCAATGACTCAAGGCAATGTCAGTGCTATATCCGCAGAATCTAAGCTATGGGATCCACCACCTAAAAATGGAACATCAACATCAGATAAAGAACCACCACCAGATTGGCAGCAGTTATTaaa gaGTTTGTATGAAAGGATAGTGGTATTAGAACAACAAAATCGAGAACTTTCTATCACTGTTTCCAATCAAAAAAATCAACTTACAGCTTTACAAACTTCAGTACGTTTTACTGAAGAGGAAATGCTATTACGTAATTGTAATGGTGTTTATATCTggaaattaaattctttccAAGAAAAGCTTACTTCCATGATAAATGATCCTTTAAAGATGTATTATAGTCCCGGATTTTATACTGGACCTAATGGTTACAAAATTTGTGCCAGAATAAATATATCCTCAAAGGATCCGGAATTTTTGTCAATACTTTTACATATTATGAAATCTGAGAATGACGATGCACTAGATTGGCCTTTTAATGGTGTTATGTACTTCGTATTGATACATCCACATAACtcagaaaaagatataagggAGAGAACTTGTTCCAGACCAGATCTTGAAGCTTTTAGAAAGCCTATCTGTGAATTAAATAAGCGTAGTTTCGGCTACGTTGAATTTGTGCGCATACGAGATTTACCTGACTTTTTACGAAAAGATACTTTAACATTTCGAATCGAAGTTCGAGCGTACGATAAATTTAAGTTACCATTAGTTTAA
- the LOC122628099 gene encoding polyprenol reductase, with translation MDINFIRYLFIFFSCTILVFGFLILYAEAYLPVLITRTFNYGKYAIKIHQPIIAKIELPKKWFRHFYVFAAPMFTCSFILFFYKYFMNGTIPEIIYWLLDTSLGTSRKALISPECGFLTIILLTIHCWKRFYETHYVNVFSDKKINIFHYIVGYLHYIGTILSIMGESYGFIRDSKELLYWHKLTFLQIVCANIFLLSSLVQLQSNFILANLRKSENNKVVFDGYKVPHGGLFEYLSTPLQFTEILIYLMLSIILWQSNTFHYITFWVVINQVQCAMMTHLWYKKTFQNYPKKRNILIPYLF, from the exons atggatataaattttatacgttatttatttatatttttctcttgtacAATACTCGTTTTTGGATTTCTTATTCTCTATGCTGAAGCTTATTTACCTGTTTTAATTACACGTACGTTTAATTATGGTAAATATGCAATTAAAATTCATCAACCTATAATTGCAAAAATTGAACTGCCAAAAAA ATGGTTTAGACATTTCTATGTCTTTGCAGCACCAATGTTTACTTGTTCTTTTAtcctatttttctataaatattttatgaatggaACAATTccagaaattatatattggtTATTAGATACATCACTTGGCACGTCTAGAAAAGCATTAA tATCACCAGAATGTGGATTTTTAACTATAATACTTCTTACTATTCATTGTTGGAAAAGATTCTATGAAACGCATTATGTTAATGTTTTctctgataaaaaaattaatatttttcattatatagttggatatttacattatataggAACAATATTAAGTATTATGGGTGAATCATATGGTTTCATTCGAG ATTCCAAAGAATTACTTTATTGGCATAAATTAACGTTCCTGCAAATAGTTTGtgctaatatatttttattatcctcgTTAGTACAATTACAAAGTAACTTTATCTTAGCTAATTTAAGAAaatctgaaaataataaagttgtCTTTGATGGCTATAAAGTACCGCATGGTGGcttatttgaatatttgtcTACACCATTGCAATTTacagaaattttaatttatttaatgttatcTATTATTCTTTGGCAAAGTAATACATTTCATTACATTACATTTTGGGTTGTAATAAACCaa GTACAATGTGCTATGATGACTCATTTATGGTataaaaaaacttttcaaaaCTACCCAAAAAAACGTAACATTTTAATCCCGTATTTATTctaa
- the LOC122628094 gene encoding uncharacterized protein LOC122628094, which translates to MSAEHHSGKGYTPLPQCMSNTDTEDEDEHVTQRSDLTNKETNDERETTEPTTVEHGTYYPLDETRNLANRTRNGQNIIKCYRDDIPKMIIEGNTQNDLWKRRDMSPLRRFCLVISILLCIATILVFLYVLPCDTMICPPVDEPQSSVSWEKTLWNVEVHGPITIIPGSPYDLIFLLRGQEYNDSNTDSNSKTSRGSSIVSIHGTSGLYLWLVCLERVPTNIDCISIDTDQSGKSDCIVVGERGLLKSIDPTTGIIHWSSEVHTFPKLPVILPDLNSDGIEDLLSVEVTQGNVSSLVLLSGNTGQLLGKYIKHNCSLVNIYNLVSEGTILYLCHDMNGKRITKYVSLKALLNGSSLSQRKREITASPRIFKTMMLDEQNNYWKPTRYHRLMVENEGICPWESCKATLNLTLQKQPNQTLRIWEYISPNSFVSKPVFLITSEEPYSTGFVIKFWQWLDTNPSVTDTIPKIIERKLIERVLIVFVNYTDVQVINASQTDVTQLCNGTNCQPNLDLRVKFNSIAAANINQEGYPELVSYWSSYNNESPKMLTSKIKIVKLDLIISNLPRPNVQFFKILLNYANSMHSTNVDKR; encoded by the exons ATGTCTGCCGAGCATCACAGTGGGAAAGGTTATACACCTCTTCCTCAGTGTATGAGCAATACTGACACCGAAGATGAGGATGAACATGTAACACAAAGAAGTGAtttaacaaacaaagaaactaacgatgagagagaaacaacg GAGCCTACCACAGTTGAACATGGAACGTATTATCCACTGGATGAAACTAGAAATTTAGCAAATCGAACTAGGAATGGACAAAACATAATTAAGTGTTACAGAGATGATATACCTAAAATGATAATAGAAGGAAATACACAAAATGATTTGTGGAAACGTAGAGATATGTCTCCTCTTCGACGTTTCTGTTtagttatatctatattattatgcATAGCAACGATACTTgtgtttttatatgttttaccATGTGATACTATGATATGTCCACCAGTTGATGAACCACAATCATCTGTTTCATGGGAAAAAACTTTATGGAATGTAG AGGTACATGGGCCAATAACTATAATACCTGGATCTCCATATGACCTTATATTCTTACTTCGAGGTCAAGAATATAATGATAGCAATACAGATTCTAATTCCAAAACATCAAGAGGAAGTTCCATTGTATCTATACATGGAACCAGTGGTCTTTATTTATGGTTGGTTTGTTTAGAAAGAGTACCTACTAATATTGATTGCATATCCATTGACACAGACCAATCTGGAAAGTCAGATTGCATTGTCGTTGGAGAACGTGGTTTATTAAAGAGTATAGATCCAACCACAGGCATAATACACTGGAGTTCTGAAGTACATACATTTCCCAAATTACCAGTGATTTTACCAGATCTCAATTCTGACGGAATTGAAGATCTACTAAGTGTAGAAGTAACTCAAGGAAATGTATCgtctcttgttcttttatcTGGTAATACAGGACAACTTCTGGGaaagtatataaaacataattgctcattagttaatatatacaatctTGTTTCTGAGGGCActattttgtatttatgtcATGACATGAATGGTAAAC GCATAACAAAGTACGTTTCGTTAAAAGCACTTCTCAATGGTTCAAGTTTatcgcaaagaaaaagagaaataacagCATCGCCacgtatatttaaaacaatgaTGTTGGatgaacaaaataattattggaaGCCTACACGTTATCATCGTTTGATGGTTGAAAATGAAGGCATATGCCCTTGGGAATCTTGTAAAGCTACTTTAAATCTAACTCTTCAAAAACAACCAAATCAAACATTAAGAATTTGGGAATATATCAGTCCAAATTCGTTTGTTTCAAAACCAGTCTTTTTAATAACATCAGAAGAACCATATAGTACTggatttgtaataaaattctgGCAATGGCTTGATACAAATCCTTCGGTAACAGATACGATACCTAAAATTATTGAACGAAAACTAATCGAAAGAGTATTGAtcgtttttgttaattataccGACGTACAAGTTATTAATGCTAGTCAAACTGATGTTACTCAACTATGTAATGGTACTAACTGTCAACCAAATTTAGATTTACGAGTAAAATTTAATTCCATTGCAGCTGCAAATATTAATCAAGAGGGATATCCAGAATTGGTAAGTTATTGGTCTTCGTACAATAACGAATCGCCTAAAATGCTAACGtccaaaattaaaattgttaaattagatttaataatatctaatttacCACGTCCTAatgttcaattttttaaaatacttcTCAACTATGCAAATTCTATGCATTCTACAAACGTAGATAAACGATAG
- the LOC122628098 gene encoding acyl-coenzyme A diphosphatase FITM2, with product MAAGKRRGIHPNTGSGNSFMGNSFSGGNTRLSRLNFRPSSNQEDRGGTRPTTAPSSIGLIFVTMFLHVCKKSLLFDTRLKVAIYCGVIFTISLVADFVIMPRSYFSRSDNALNRYFVKWGWGWLLIVTIPWVVLTSHTLGCGRRTILLKHLARLVLATLAWLTWIKLFNYIENNFGRCVNTKEAQLQFKVKCLQAGKFWNGLDISGHSFILVYSSLILAEEGSSMIGWEGIKDLIMREEHCRVTPNETSFGPLRNLSDNDLEFLKKAHKICTPYLRALFVVMTMQQLLWDVMLVSTVLYYHIMIEKFLGGIAAVLTWYVTYQWWYKSPKNGLPPPGDGLFKYNEVKPQRDLTVARARRSTLNGTNNKFMGLPIRTGQDNPEKIVSTSRQSEIETP from the coding sequence ATGGCAGCTGGCAAACGAAGAGGAATCCATCCGAACACCGGAAGTGGGAATAGTTTCATGGGAAATTCTTTTTCGGGAGGTAACACGAGGTTGAGCCGTTTAAATTTCCGTCCGAGCTCAAATCAAGAAGATCGAGGTGGGACGAGACCGACCACGGCACCTAGCTCTATAGGTCTTATATTCGTTACTATGTTTTTACATGTTTGCAAAAAATCCTTGCTCTTTGATACCAGATTGAAGGTAGCCATATATTGTGGCGTGATATTTACGATATCTCTCGTGGCTGATTTCGTGATTATGCCTAGATCATACTTCTCCCGATCGGATAATGCGCTCAATCGGTATTTCGTCAAATGGGGGTGGGGATGGCTCTTGATAGTAACCATCCCATGGGTAGTTCTTACGTCTCATACGCTTGGTTGCGGTCGCAGGACGATCTTATTGAAGCATTTAGCTCGTTTGGTTCTTGCAACGTTGGCCTGGCTAACGtggataaaattatttaattacattgaaaataattttggtCGTTGCGTTAACACGAAGGAGGCTCAATTGCAATTCAAAGTTAAATGTCTTCAAGCAGGAAAATTTTGGAATGGCCTCGATATATCAGGTCATAGCTTCATCCTTGTATACTCCAGCCTTATCTTAGCCGAGGAAGGTTCCTCTATGATTGGTTGGGAAGGTATTAAGGATTTAATAATGCGAGAAGAACATTGCAGAGTAACACCGAATGAGACCAGCTTTGGTCCGCTTCGGAATCTTTCCGATAACGATTTGGAGTTCCTAAAAAAGGCCCACAAAATTTGTACACCCTATTTAAGAGCTCTTTTCGTTGTAATGACTATGCAACAATTACTTTGGGACGTCATGCTGGTCTCGACCGTCCTCTATTATCATAttatgatagaaaaatttctcgGTGGTATTGCCGCCGTTCTAACTTGGTATGTCACTTATCAGTGGTGGTACAAATCACCAAAAAATGGTTTACCACCTCCAGGTGATggtctttttaaatataacgaaGTTAAACCTCAACGCGACCTTACTGTAGCACGAGCAAGACGTAGTACTTTGAATGGAACCAACAATAAGTTCATGGGTCTTCCTATTCGAACTGGTCAAGATAATCCAGAAAAAATTGTCTCGACGAGTAGGCAATCGGAGATTGAAACTCCTTAA